The proteins below come from a single Mya arenaria isolate MELC-2E11 chromosome 8, ASM2691426v1 genomic window:
- the LOC128242910 gene encoding uncharacterized protein LOC128242910 isoform X2, whose protein sequence is MRTELTSGDVSVNQRYVASRRSQKELRRIYDNMEKMADRMNGRKYQFTKDADTERLLGSKKGLGTLDVAGEFRKNIPDLSTVTWKNGADINVRTPQDQGTCVITGLNLLSPGLFLLTDHGNSCAKLVDATTRTVTSRLELPGRPWEVCALPDDQAAVTLPVKSMIQLLSTKEGQLSRGKEIKVSSGCRGIAYNNSRLYVSYASNPRIEVMTLDGLIISKFQTVDGRQTFECSNYLTVSASTPPTLYVSDFQANTVIQLSLDGKILREYSDKKLEYPESVVAVGPGQLLVCGYGSQNVMLLTERDGKMTEIMGRKDGLSPPYSVSFCPYTRTIVVGMRDNDSLKVFNAN, encoded by the exons ATGAGGACGGAACTTACTTCCGGTGACGTCTCGGTCAATCAGCGGTACGTGGCATCAAGGAGAAGCCAGAAGGAGCTACGGAGAATTTATGATAATATGGAGAAGATGGCTGATAGGATGAACGGCCGGAAGTACCAGTTTACTAAGGACGCGGACACGGAGCGGCTACTGGGTTCGAAAAAGGGCCTTGGAACACTTGACGTTGCGGGAGAGTTTCGAAAGAATA TTCCTGACCTCTCTACTGTGACATGGAAGAATGGAGCAGACATCAATGTCAGAACGCCACAAGACCAGGGAACCTGCGTTATTACCGGCCTCAACCTGCTGTCTCCGGGTCTCTTCCTTCTGACTGACCACGGTAACAGCTGTGCCAAACTGGTGGACGCCACCACCCGAACCGTCACGTCCCGACTCGAACTGCCAGGCAGGCCCTGGGAAGTGTGTGCGCTTCCTGATGACCAGGCCGCTGTCACTCTCCCGGTTAAGTCCATGATACAACTGCTGTCTACGAAAGAAGGGCAGTTGTCGCGTGGAAAGGAAATTAAAGTATCATCTGGGTGTCGTGGTATTGCATACAACAACAGTAGACTATACGTGTCTTACGCATCTAACCCGCGTATTGAAGTGATGACATTGGATGGGCTTATTATCAGTAAATTTCAAACAGTGGATGGAAGACAAACTTTCGAATGTTCAAACTACCTGACTGTGTCAGCTTCCACACCACCGACCCTGTACGTGTCTGACTTTCAAGCAAACACCGTCATCCAGCTGTCTCTAGACGGGAAGATCCTACGAGAGTACAGTGACAAGAAGCTCGAATATCCCGAGTCCGTGGTGGCGGTAGGTCCGGGTCAGCTGCTCGTGTGTGGGTATGGCAGTCAGAACGTGATGCTGCTGACGGAGAGGGACGGCAAGATGACGGAAATAAtgggacggaaggacggactgTCCCCTCCCTACTCTGTGTCCTTCTGTCCCTACACACGTACAATAGTTGTCGGGATGCGCGATAATGACTCATTGAAggtatttaatgcaaactga
- the LOC128242910 gene encoding uncharacterized protein LOC128242910 isoform X1, with protein sequence MRTELTSGDVSVNQRYVASRRSQKELRRIYDNMEKMADRMNGRKYQFTKDADTERLLGSKKGLGTLDVAGEFRKNIPVPDLSTVTWKNGADINVRTPQDQGTCVITGLNLLSPGLFLLTDHGNSCAKLVDATTRTVTSRLELPGRPWEVCALPDDQAAVTLPVKSMIQLLSTKEGQLSRGKEIKVSSGCRGIAYNNSRLYVSYASNPRIEVMTLDGLIISKFQTVDGRQTFECSNYLTVSASTPPTLYVSDFQANTVIQLSLDGKILREYSDKKLEYPESVVAVGPGQLLVCGYGSQNVMLLTERDGKMTEIMGRKDGLSPPYSVSFCPYTRTIVVGMRDNDSLKVFNAN encoded by the exons ATGAGGACGGAACTTACTTCCGGTGACGTCTCGGTCAATCAGCGGTACGTGGCATCAAGGAGAAGCCAGAAGGAGCTACGGAGAATTTATGATAATATGGAGAAGATGGCTGATAGGATGAACGGCCGGAAGTACCAGTTTACTAAGGACGCGGACACGGAGCGGCTACTGGGTTCGAAAAAGGGCCTTGGAACACTTGACGTTGCGGGAGAGTTTCGAAAGAATA TTCCAGTTCCTGACCTCTCTACTGTGACATGGAAGAATGGAGCAGACATCAATGTCAGAACGCCACAAGACCAGGGAACCTGCGTTATTACCGGCCTCAACCTGCTGTCTCCGGGTCTCTTCCTTCTGACTGACCACGGTAACAGCTGTGCCAAACTGGTGGACGCCACCACCCGAACCGTCACGTCCCGACTCGAACTGCCAGGCAGGCCCTGGGAAGTGTGTGCGCTTCCTGATGACCAGGCCGCTGTCACTCTCCCGGTTAAGTCCATGATACAACTGCTGTCTACGAAAGAAGGGCAGTTGTCGCGTGGAAAGGAAATTAAAGTATCATCTGGGTGTCGTGGTATTGCATACAACAACAGTAGACTATACGTGTCTTACGCATCTAACCCGCGTATTGAAGTGATGACATTGGATGGGCTTATTATCAGTAAATTTCAAACAGTGGATGGAAGACAAACTTTCGAATGTTCAAACTACCTGACTGTGTCAGCTTCCACACCACCGACCCTGTACGTGTCTGACTTTCAAGCAAACACCGTCATCCAGCTGTCTCTAGACGGGAAGATCCTACGAGAGTACAGTGACAAGAAGCTCGAATATCCCGAGTCCGTGGTGGCGGTAGGTCCGGGTCAGCTGCTCGTGTGTGGGTATGGCAGTCAGAACGTGATGCTGCTGACGGAGAGGGACGGCAAGATGACGGAAATAAtgggacggaaggacggactgTCCCCTCCCTACTCTGTGTCCTTCTGTCCCTACACACGTACAATAGTTGTCGGGATGCGCGATAATGACTCATTGAAggtatttaatgcaaactga